The following are encoded together in the Triticum dicoccoides isolate Atlit2015 ecotype Zavitan chromosome 6B, WEW_v2.0, whole genome shotgun sequence genome:
- the LOC119323667 gene encoding alpha-galactosidase mel1-like, protein MAMAASPRRILRAALLVLLASSLIWGSCEAEAAGDGRRRLAMLPPRGWNSYDSFSWTIDEAAFLHNAQIMADKLLPHGYQYAVIDFLWYRKNANGSGEDSYGFDSIDQWGRPFPDPERFPSSAGGEGFKHVADKVHAMGLKFGIHLMNGISTQAVNASTPILDVDTGKAYVEDGRRWTARDIGLTHRTCAWMSNGFMSVNTDAGAGRAFLRSLYRQYADWGVDFVKLDCIFGTDYSPKEIMAVSETLKELERPVILSISPGTEVTPALAENITQHVDMYRITGDDWDSWKDVRPHFDVARSFADANKIGATGLQGRSWPDLDMLPFGWLTDAGVNQGPHRSTNLTFDEQLTQMLLWSMAKSPLMFGGDLRHLNDDTLDLITHPTLLKINHHTKNNMEFGYIHSERTSEPDEQSGRSDLTNNGGTVLGLSTCNDKSAGGWHSSSKDHICRSYGIQNDNASFCMSKAKLLPTSDGVTVSSEEDQAKFHLVGVDSNDGCLDASVSPMFSTCEQHSKQVWELTENGQLKSSYSGLCATMKSSKEGESETTGARAWTATGDKGEIYLAFFNLDTASRKIAVRVPDLEKAAGRKLARKHLCTCTEVWSGKSRSLMKGDISEVVSSHGSILFEIQC, encoded by the exons ATGGCCATGGCAGCCTCTCCTCGTCGCATCCTCCGCGCcgccctcctcgtcctcctcgcgtCGTCCCTTATCTG GGGTTCTTGCGAGGCAGAGGCGGCGGGAGATGGCCGGCGGCGGCTCGCCATGCTGCCGCCGAGGGGGTGGAACTCGTACGACTCCTTCTCCTGGACCATCGACGAGGCCGCCTTCCTCCACAACGCGCAGATCATGGCCGACAAGCTGCTCCCGCACGGATACCAG TACGCGGTGATCGACTTCCTGTGGTACCGGAAGAACGCCAACGGCTCGGGAGAGGACTCGTACGGCTTCGACAGCATCGACCAGTGGGGCCGCCCGTTCCCCGACCCCGAGAGGTTCCCGTCGTCCGCCGGCGGCGAGGGGTTTAAGCACGTCGCCGATAAGGTCCACGCCATGGGCCTCAAGTTCGGCATCCACCTCATGAACGGCATCAGCACCCAGGCCGTCAACGCCAGCACCCCCATCCTCGACGTCGACACG GGAAAAGCTTACGTGGAGGATGGCCGGCGATGGACGGCACGCGACATAGGCCTCACCCACAGGACGTGCGCGTGGATGTCGAATGGATTCATGAGCGTGAACACCGACGCGGGAGCCGGACGAGCGTTCCTCAGGTCTCTTTATCGGCAGTACGCCGATTGGGGTGTCGATTTC GTGAAGTTAGATTGCATCTTCGGCACAGACTACAGCCCGAAGGAGATCATGGCAGTCTCAGAG ACCCTGAAAGAGCTTGAGCGGCCGGTCATCCTGTCCATCTCGCCCGGAACCGAAGTCACTCCGGCGTTGGCCGAGAACATCACCCAACACGTTGATATGTACAGGATAACAGGGGATGACTGGGACAGCTGGAAAGATGTTCGCCCGCATTTCGATGTTGCCAG ATCATTTGCCGATGCGAATAAGATCGGCGCCACTGGATTGCAAGGAAGGTCTTGGCCTGACTTGGACATGCTTCCGTTTGGCTGGCTTACTGATGCAG GTGTTAACCAGGGCCCTCACAGAAGCACTAACCTTACATTTGACGAACAATTAACACAG ATGCTACTTTGGTCGATGGCCAAATCCCCCCTCATGTTTGGAGGTGACCTGAGGCATCTCAACGATGATACATTGGATCTAATCACCCACCCTACTCTACTGAAGATTAATCACCACACTAAAAACAACATGGAG TTTGGTTATATTCACAGTGAAAGGACATCAGAACCCGATGAACAGTCTGGTCGCTCGGACCTGACAAACAATGGTGGAACTGTTCTTGGTCTCAGTACCTGCAACGATAAGAGTGCCGGTGGATGGCATAGTTCCTCAAAAGATCACATTTGCAGAAGCTATGGAATCCAGAATGACAATGCCTCATTTTGCATGTCCAAAGCAAAACTTCTTCCAACATC GGATGGAGTTACCGTGAGCAGTGAGGAAGACCAAGCGAAGTTTCATCTGGTGGGTGTTGACAGCAATGATGGTTGCTTGGATGCATCTGTCAGTCCCATGTTCTCGACCTGCGAACAGCATTCAAAGCAG GTCTGGGAGCTAACGGAGAATGGACAACTGAAAAGCAGCTACTCAGGATTGTGTGCTACAATGAAGTCCAGCAAGGAAGGAG AGAGTGAAACTACTGGAGCACGAGCATGGACAGCAACTGGAGACAAAG GAGAGATCTACCTGGCCTTCTTCAACCTTGACACTGCAAGCAGGAAGATTGCTGTAAGGGTGCCGGATCTAGAGAAGGCTGCAGGGAGAAAGTTGGCAAGGAAACACTTGTGCACCTGCACTGAAGTCTGGAGTGGAAAGAGCCGGAGTCTCATGAAGGGGGACATCTCAGAGGTGGTGAGCTCACATGGCTCCATATTGTTTGAAATCCAGTGTTGA